One Channa argus isolate prfri chromosome 15, Channa argus male v1.0, whole genome shotgun sequence DNA segment encodes these proteins:
- the LOC137099797 gene encoding uncharacterized protein — MAFFAALGAKAIARQLIAAAGVTALGLLAAAGQYYARRNMEYEDKESDSEHESRDKEEGPREEDDRNGEHERSDEEESDSVDESRDEEEEEESDSVDESSDEEEEEESDSEEETDDAKNKKAKCSLSLIPAAIFIGVLNVRSLNNKVLRILQLIIKNTLDVVCTTETWSKEETGDAVLRRASPADFRFYYQARPSRGGGAAIQVTPLLQSAQILFKCKTTTFEVAAAVLQHRDWDEPVLVISLYRRGASGAKYDTFLDEFQDVLFEIFNLCDNIIVTGDFNIWVDDLRRGERFRCLLQAYDLSQHVREPTHRRGHTLDLVITRNVKTSCLYVQNDGISDHYSIYFKARPKSRHTCEKSKRKKDKDKKVKKYKKR, encoded by the exons ATGgctttttttgctgctttgggAGCAAAAGCAATAGCACGTCAGCTT ATTGCTGCCGCAGGAGTAACAGCATTGGGTCTGCTGGCAGCTGCTGGGCAGTATTACGCCAGGAGAAACATGGA ATATGAAGACAAAGAGAGTGACAGCGAACATGAAAGCAGGGATAAGGAAGAGGGACCGCGTGAGGAAGACGACAGAAATGGCGAACATGAAAGAAGTGATGAGGAGGAGAGTGATAGTGTAGATGAAAGTagggatgaggaagaggaggaggagagtgatAGTGTAGATGAAAGTagtgatgaggaagaggaagaggagagtgaTAGTGAAGAAGAGACAGATGATGCTAAAAACAAGAAGGCAAAGTGTTCACTGAGTCTAATTCCAGCAGCAATATTCATTGGGGTGCTCAATGTCAGGTCACTGAACAACAAAGTACTTAGAATCTTGCAGcttataataaaaaacacattggatGTTGTTTGCACAACAGAGACATGGTCAAAAGAGGAGACTGGAGATGCTGTCCTCCGGAGAGCTTCACCAGCTGATTTCAGGTTCTATTATCAGGCGAGGCcaagcagaggaggaggggcAGCGATTCAGGTCACACCACTGCTGCAGAGTGCACAgattctttttaaatgcaaaacaacaacGTTTGAAGTCGCTGCCGCCGTCCTGCAGCACAGGGACTGGGATGAACCAGTCCTGGTCATCAGTTTATATCGTAGGGGAGCCAGTGGGGCCAAATACGACACATTTCTGGATGAGTTTCAAGACGTCTTGTTTGAGATTTTTAATCTCTGCGACAACATCATTGTGACTGGAGATTTCAACATCTGGGTTGATGATCTCAGGAGAGGAGAAAGGTTCAGGTGTTTGCTGCAGGCCTATGATCTCAGTCAGCATGTCAGGGAGCCCACACACCGCAGAGGTCACACTCTGGATCTGGTCATCACCAGAAATGTTAAAACCTCCTGTCTCTATGTGCAAAACGATGGAATATCAGATCATTACAGCATATATTTTAAAGCAAGGCCAAAGTCAAGACATACATGTGAGAAAAGTAAACGAAAGAAGGATAAAGACAAGAAGGTGAAAAAATACAAGAAGCGTTAA
- the LOC137099792 gene encoding uncharacterized protein → MNNSKTEGSQTQKETAEARTALKKLKEEMEGFVTLHQMFFFTLLMEHTEKRLMMALSQPLLEAAVTKCPDQTTRQWLRENSESFFQLVNMFTFLKKHIDEEEKKNHSDDVDIIFVAHGSIRLPMIPANCLMPLSNIRDVVLYSPWNCVTDAIVTYGVATGKIKPEHRIFYLSKNNSKIPDEKRRPANLPNQWNSLKKAGGQKIPTLTVSPLHPEVAVWERYESLTKKHGPPGRNRIVIPFFLPGQGIFSSSETVPVYVVTLALSLVLLSSRFKATVHLDTCLSKMSGEMNLDENHLKQQYSCAADDTGMTLSDDVFGETLMGFFKRLFS, encoded by the exons ATGAACAACTCTAAAACAGAAGGCAGTCAGACTCAGAAGGAGACGGCTGAGGCGAGGACGgctttaaaaaagctgaaagaaGAAATGGAAGGATTTGT AACTCTTCACCAGATGTTCTTCTTTACTTTACTGATGGAACACACAGAGAAGAGATTAATGATGGCCTTAAGTCAACCTTTACTGGAGGCGGCGGTGACCAAATGTCCAGATCAAACTACTCGACAGTGGCTGAGAGAAAACTCTGAGTCCTTCTTCCAACTTGTCAACATGTTCACGTTCCTGAAGAAACACATCgatgaggaagaaaagaagaatcACAGTGATGATGTCGACATCATCTTCGTGGCTCATGGAAGCATCAGACTCCCCATGATCCCAGCCAACTGTCTGATGCCTCTGTCCAACATCAGAGACGTGGTCCTGTATTCTCCCTGGAACTGTGTCACAGATGCTATTGTCACATATGGTGTCGctacaggaaaaataaaaccagagcACAGAATTTTTTACCTaagtaaaaacaacagtaaaataccAGATGAAAAGCGTCGACCCGCCAACCTGCCAAACCAGTGGAACTCACTGAAGAAAGCTGGAGGTCAGAAGATCCCAACCCTCACCGTCAGTCCTCTTCATCCAGAGGTCGCTGTTTGGGAAAGATATGAGTCTCTGACCAAAAAACATGGTCCACCAGGGAGAAACCGCATCGTAATCCCATTTTTCCTCCCAGGACAAGGGATTTTTAGTTCGTCAGAAACTGTCCCGGTCTACGTCGTCACCTTGGCCCTGTCTCTGGTGCTCCTGTCCTCCAGGTTTAAAGCCACCGTCCATCTCGATACGTGTCTGAGCAAAATGTCTGGAGAAATGAACCTTGATGAGAACCATCTGAAGCAGCAGTACTCCTGTGCTGCCGATGACACTGGAATGACTCTTTCAGACGATGTGTTCGGCGAAACCTTGATGGGGTTTTTTAAACGTCTGTTTAGTTAA